From Coccinella septempunctata chromosome 4, icCocSept1.1, whole genome shotgun sequence, a single genomic window includes:
- the LOC123312251 gene encoding protein big brother-like, with protein sequence MNYGNHMHHMGDPTGMLHYGMYEKPKPKFLFKVPRVVPDQKAKFESDETFRRLSRESEVRYTGSRERGKEERQSRFQRELYEGHTEISFITNGMNMQLVFTPPTQEFNKQDKQCDFDKEPGKVHIKSSFIMNGVCVRWRGWIDLDRLEGVGCLEYDEELGAKEDARRDNYIKMR encoded by the exons atgaacTACGGAAATCACATGCACCATATGGGCGATCCCACTGGAATGCTCCACTATGGCATGTACGAGAAGCCGAAACCGAAATTCCTGTTCAAGGTGCCGAGGGTTGTTCCAGATCAAAAGGCAAAGTTTGAATCGGACGAGACGTTTAGGAGGCTCAGCAGAGAGAGCGAG GTCAGATACACAGGAAGTCGTGAAAGAGGAAAGGAAGAAAGACAAAGTAGATTTCAACGCGAATTATACGAAGGACATACAGAAATATCATTCATAACGAACGGAATGAACATGCAATTAGTTTTCACACCACCAACACAAGAGTTCAACAAGCAAGATAAACAATGCGATTTCGATAAAGAACCTGGAAAG gtgcACATTAAATCTTCGTTCATAATGAATGGAGTCTGCGTCAGATGGAGGGGTTGGATCGATTTAGATCGACTCGAAGGCGTTGGTTGTCTGGAGTATGACGAAGAATTGGGTGCCAAGGAAGATGCCCGCAGAGATAACTACATCAAAATGAGATAA